In Arthrobacter sp. Marseille-P9274, the sequence GGAAGCGGCCGTGCTCGATGCGCTCTCGGCGGGCAGCCAGTACTCCGCGGCCGAGGTGGCGCAGCAGGTCGGCATATCCCGGGCCACCGCACAGCGCTACCTCTCGGCGCTGGCGGACGACGGCGCCGTCGAAATCCACCTGCGCTACGGCAGCACCGGACGCCCAGAGCACCGCTACGGCCGGTCCGGCCGCTGAGCCGCCGGCCGGACAGGGAAGACCGCTAGTCCTCGTACCGCTGCCACGGCGCCGAGGCATGCGGAATGTGCCAGCCAAAGCGCAGCGATAGCACCCGCAGGCCGAAGACGACCGCCGCGATGGCGACCGCGGCCACCGGGCTGTACAGGTCCGCCTGCCAGACCACGGCCGTGAATCCCGCCCCGAGCATCGCCGGGACGGCGTAGAGATCCCCCGGATCGAACAGCTGCGGCTCCCGGTTGGCGACGACGTCGCGGAGCATGCCGCCGCCGACGGCCGTCGTCACGCCCAGCAGCGCCGAGGCGATCGGGTTCAGCCCCGCCTCCAGCGCCTTGACCGTGCCGCCGATGCAGAACAGGGCCAGGCCGCCG encodes:
- a CDS encoding trimeric intracellular cation channel family protein, which codes for MPLGLVLDLLGTFFFAVSGCLLAARRGFDIIGSLFLGALAGLGGGVIRDLILREVPNAFDSPVYLAAPALAALLVFFLKRSVERLRKPLLVFDAGGLALFCIGGTVKALEAGLNPIASALLGVTTAVGGGMLRDVVANREPQLFDPGDLYAVPAMLGAGFTAVVWQADLYSPVAAVAIAAVVFGLRVLSLRFGWHIPHASAPWQRYED